DNA from Cupriavidus necator N-1:
CCATCGGCGGCTGGATCTCCGACCGCTACGGCGCGCACCGCACCACCTGGTGGGTAATGTGGGTGAGCTGGGTCGGCTTCTTCCTGCTGAGCTATCCGCAGACGGATTTCATCATCCAGACCATCAGTGGCCCGCAGGCCTTCCGCATCGCGCTGACGCCCACCGTCTTCACCTTCCTGCTGTTCGTGGTCGGCATCGCCTTTGCCATCGGCAAGGCCTCGGTCTTCAAGTTCATCTCCAACGACTTCACGCACAACATCGGCGCGGTCTCGGGCGTGGTGGGCCTGGCCGGCGGGCTGGGCGGCTTCGTGCTGCCGATCCTGTTCGGCATGCTGGCCGACCTGACCGGCGTGCGCAGCAGCTGCTTCATGCTGATGTACGGCACCGTGTGCGTGAGCCTGGTGTGGATGCACTACAGCCAGCGCGGCGAGCGCCGGCACAAAGAACAGGCCGTCGGCCTCACCCAGGCCGCCTGACGGCCCCCGTCACGCAAACAACCAAGGCACACTGTCATGTCATCTTCCGTACTCACCCGCTGGGAGCCCGAGAACAAGGCCTTCTGGCAAACCCAGGGCGAACGCATCGCCTACCGCAACCTGTGGATCTCAATCCCGGCGCTGATGCTGGCCTTCGTGGTCTGGATGCTGTGGAGCGTGGTCGCGGTCAACCTCGACCGCGCCGGCTTCCAGTTCACCAAGAACCAGCTGTTCTGGCTGACCGCGCTGCCGGCGCTGTCCGGCGCCACGCTGCGCATCTTCTACTCGTTCCTGGTGCCGGTGTTCGGCGGGCGCCGCTTCACCGCGATCTCCACCGCGCTGCTGCTGATCCCGGCGCTGGGCATGGGCTTCGCGCTGCGCGACCCGTCCACCGGCTACCCGACGCTGCTGGTGCTGGCGCTGCTGTGCGGGCTGGGCGGGGCCAACTTCAGCTCGTCGATGGCCAATATCAGCTTCTTCTTCCCCAAGGCGAAGAAGGGGCTTGCCACCGGGCTGAATGCGGGTATCGGCAACCTGGGGGTGTCGGTGGTGCAGTTCGTCACGCCGCTGGTGGTGTCGGTGGCCATCTTCGGCGCGCTTGGCGGCGAGCCGCAGCAGTACCAGGCCAATGGCGTCACGCGCGACCTGTGGCTGCAGAACGCCGGCTTCATCTGGGTGCCGTTCATCATCGTCTCGGCGCTGGCGGCGTGGTTCGGCATGCATGACATCGCGGACGCCAAGGCCTCGTTTGCCGAGCAGGCCGTGATCTTCAAGCGCAAGCACAACTGGCTGATGTGCTGGCTGTACGTGGGCACCTTCGGCTCGTTCATCGGCTTCTCGGCGGGGCTGGCGCTGCTGACCAAGTCGCAGTTCCCCGGAGTGAACCCGACCGCCTATGCCTTCCTGGGGCCACTGGTGGGCGCGCTGACGCGGCCGGTGGGCGGCTGGATCTCCGACAAGCTCGGCGGTGCGCGCGTCACGCTGTGGACCTTCGTCGGCATGATCGCGGCAGTATTCGCGGTACTGGCGACGCTGCCGCATGACGGCGCCGGCGGCAACTTCACCTTCTTCCTGGCCGCCTTCATCGCGTTGTTCGCGCTAACCGGCATCGGCAATGGCTCGACCTTCCGCATGATCCCCGTGATCTTCCTGACGGAGCGCCAGCGCGCTGCCGCAGGCAAGGGCGATGCCGCGCAGCGGCAAGCGCTGCAGGAGGCCGGCAAGGAATCCGCGGCGGTACTGGGCTTCTCAGGCGCGATCGGCGCGTACGGCGGCTTCTTTATCCCCAAGAGCTTCGGCACCTCGCTGGAGCTAACCGGCGCACCGGATGCCGCGCTGTACTGCTTTATCGCCTTCTACGTCAGCTGCGTGCTGGTGACGTGGTGGCACTACGCGCGCCGCAACGCCCCCATGCCCTGCTGACCGTCTCGCCGGCCGGACTAGTTCTGTCGAACTAGTCCCGCGCGCGGCACCTAGCCCGATCGCCATGCGGCGGCTGTTCCACCAGCGAATTGGCTGCCGCCCGCCTCCCCCATAAGCTGAGGGTGTCCCTGCAAAGCGCCTGAAACCACCGGAGCGCCCGCAGCAAAGCACTCGCGGAGAACAAAGCAATGAGTCATTTCCTGGATCGACTGAAGTTCATGTCGCGCGTCAAGTCCACCTATGCGGACGGCCACGGCGCGGTGGTGAACGAGGACCGCAAGTGGGAAGACGGCTACCGCAGCCGCTGGCAGCACGACAAGATCGTGCGCTCGACCCACGGCGTGAACTGCACCGGCTCCTGCTCGTGGAAGGTCTACGTGAAGAACGGCCTGATCACGTGGGAGACCCAGCAGACCGACTATCCGCGCACGCGCCCGGACCTGCCCAACCATGAGCCGCGCGGCTGCCCGCGCGGCGCCTCGTACAGCTGGTACGTCTACTCCGCGCAGCGCGTCAAGTACCCGATGATCCGCGGCCGCCTGATGGAGATGTGGCGCGAGGCCCGCAAGACCATGGACCCCGTCGCCGCGTGGGAATCGATCAGCCAGGACCCGGTCAAGGCCGCCCGCTACAAAAGCGTGCGCGGACTGGGCGGCTTCGTGCGTGCGGACTGGAACACGGCGACCGAGATGATCGCGGCGGCCAATGCCTTCACCGTGAAGAAGTTCGGCCCGGACCGCGTGATCGGCTTCTCGCCGATTCCCGCCATGTCGATGGTGTCCTATGCCGCCGGCGCACGCTATCTGAGCCTGCTGGGCGGCGCCTGCCTGTCCTTCTATGACTGGTACTGCGACCTGCCGCCGGCCAGCCCCCAGGTCTGGGGCGAACAGACCGACGTGCCGGAATCGGCCGACTGGTACAACTCCACCTACCTGATGGTGTGGGGCTCCAACGTGCCGCAGACGCGCACCCCGGACGCACACTTCTACACCGAAGTCCGCTACAAGGGCACCAAGACCGTGGCGGTCTCTTCCGACTTCGGCGAGATGGTCAAGTTCGGCGACATCTGGCTCGCGCCGAAGCAAGGCACCGACGCCGCGCTGGCGATGGCCATGGGCCACGTGGTGCTGAAGGAATTCCACGCCAGCGGCAAGTCCGCGTACTTCCGCGATTACGTGAAGCAGTACACCGACATGCCGATGCTGGTGCTGCTGCGTGAGAACCAGGGCACGCTGGTGCCGGATCACTTCCTGCGCGCCTCGCACCTGGCCAATAACCTCGGCGAAGCCAACCATCCCGAGTGGAAGACCCTGCAGATTGACGACGCCACCGGCGAGATCGTCGCGCCCAACGGCTCGATCGGCTTCCGCTGGGGTGAAGCCGCGCACAACGGCGGTGAGAAGGTGGGCCGCTGGAACCTGGAGATGAAGGATGGCGGCAGCGGCCGCACGATCGATCCGCGCCTGTCGCTGGTCAGCCAGCAGGATGAAGTGGTCGAAGTCGGCTTCCCCTACTTCGGCGGCGAACACGACGAGCTGCTGCGCCGCCGCGTGCCGGCCCGCCGGCTGACGCTGGCTGACGGCAGTACCGCGCTGGTGGCCACCGTATACGACCTGCAGATGGCCAACTACGGCGTGGATCAGGGACTCGGCGGCCCGAACGTTGCCGCTTCCTATGACGATGACGTGCCCTACACCCCTGCCTGGCAGGAAAAGCACACCACCGTCCCGGCCCGCCTGGTAACGCAGGTAGCGCGCGAGTTCGCCGACAACGCCGACCGCACGCAAGGCAAGAGCATGGTGATCGTCGGTGCCGCGCTCAACCACTGGTACCACAACGACATGATCTACCGCGGCATCATCAACCTGCTGATGATGTGCGGCTGCATCGGCAAGAGCGGCGGCGGCTGGGCCCACTACGTCGGGCAGGAAAAGCTGCGCCCGCAGTTTGGCTGGGCCCCGCTGGCCTTCGGCCTCGACTGGTCGCGCCCGCCGCGCCAGATGAACGGCACTTCGTTCTTCTACAACCACACCAGCCAGTGGCGCCACGAGAAGCTGGGCGTCGACGAGATCCTGTCGCCGACCGCCGACCGCAAGCGCTACGACGGCCTCTCGCTGCTGGACCTGAACGCCCGCTCCGAACGCATGGGCTGGCTGCCGTCGGCACCGCAGCTCGGCAGCAATCCGCTCGACGTGGTCGATGCGGCGGAGCGCGCCGGCCAGGACCCGGTGGCCTACACCGTCGAACAGCTCAAGTCCGGCCAGCTGCAGTTCGCCTGCGACGACCCCGACAACCCGGCCAACTTCCCGCGCAATATGTTCGTGTGGCGCTCGAACATCCTGGGCAGCTCGGGCAAGGGCCATGAGTACTTCCTGAAGTATCTGCTCGGCACGCAGAACGCCGTATTCGGCGACGAGAACGATGCGATCACGCCGAGCGAGGTCAACGTACGCCCGGCCGCCGAAGGCAAGCTGGACCTGCTGACTGTGCTGGACTTCCGCATGAGCACCACCTGCCTGTATGGCGACATCGTGCTGCCGACGGCGACCTGGTACGAGAAGGACGACCTCAACACGTCCGACATGCACCCGTTCATCCACCCGCTGTCCGAAGCCGTGCAGCCGCTTTGGGAAAGCAAGACCGACTGGGAGATCTACAAGGCCATCGCGAAGAAGTTCAGCGAGATCGCCGGGCCCTACCTCGGCACGCGCAAGGACCTGGTGTGCACGCCGCTGCTGCACGACACCCCGGGCGAACTGGGCCAGCCGTTCGAGCCCAAGGACTGGAAGGCCGGCGAATGCGACCTGATCCCCGGCAAGACCGCGCCGTCGATGACCGTGGTGGAACGCAACTATGCGGACATCTACAAGAAGTTCACCTCGATCGGGCCGCTGCTGGACAAGCTCGGCAATGGCGGCAAGGGCATCAACTGGAACACCCAGCATGAAGTGAAGGAGATCGGCCAGCTCAGCCACACCGTGAAGGAACCAGGCGTCAGCCAGGGCCGCCCGCGGCTGGAAAGCGCGATCGACGCCGCCGAGATGATCCTGACCTTCGCGCCCGAGACCAACGGCCATGTCGCCGTCAAGGCGTGGGAAGCGCTGTCGAAGATCACCGGACGCGACCACACCCACCTGGCCGAAGGCCGCGAGCACGACAAAATCCGCTTCCGCGACGTGCAGGCGCAGCCGCGCAAGATCATCTCCGCGCCGACCTGGTCGGGCCTGGAATCGGAAGAGGTCAGCTACAACGCCGGCTACACCAACGTGCATGAGCTGATCCCCTGGCGCACGCTGACCG
Protein-coding regions in this window:
- a CDS encoding NarK family nitrate/nitrite MFS transporter; translation: MSSSVLTRWEPENKAFWQTQGERIAYRNLWISIPALMLAFVVWMLWSVVAVNLDRAGFQFTKNQLFWLTALPALSGATLRIFYSFLVPVFGGRRFTAISTALLLIPALGMGFALRDPSTGYPTLLVLALLCGLGGANFSSSMANISFFFPKAKKGLATGLNAGIGNLGVSVVQFVTPLVVSVAIFGALGGEPQQYQANGVTRDLWLQNAGFIWVPFIIVSALAAWFGMHDIADAKASFAEQAVIFKRKHNWLMCWLYVGTFGSFIGFSAGLALLTKSQFPGVNPTAYAFLGPLVGALTRPVGGWISDKLGGARVTLWTFVGMIAAVFAVLATLPHDGAGGNFTFFLAAFIALFALTGIGNGSTFRMIPVIFLTERQRAAAGKGDAAQRQALQEAGKESAAVLGFSGAIGAYGGFFIPKSFGTSLELTGAPDAALYCFIAFYVSCVLVTWWHYARRNAPMPC
- a CDS encoding nitrate reductase subunit alpha, which produces MSHFLDRLKFMSRVKSTYADGHGAVVNEDRKWEDGYRSRWQHDKIVRSTHGVNCTGSCSWKVYVKNGLITWETQQTDYPRTRPDLPNHEPRGCPRGASYSWYVYSAQRVKYPMIRGRLMEMWREARKTMDPVAAWESISQDPVKAARYKSVRGLGGFVRADWNTATEMIAAANAFTVKKFGPDRVIGFSPIPAMSMVSYAAGARYLSLLGGACLSFYDWYCDLPPASPQVWGEQTDVPESADWYNSTYLMVWGSNVPQTRTPDAHFYTEVRYKGTKTVAVSSDFGEMVKFGDIWLAPKQGTDAALAMAMGHVVLKEFHASGKSAYFRDYVKQYTDMPMLVLLRENQGTLVPDHFLRASHLANNLGEANHPEWKTLQIDDATGEIVAPNGSIGFRWGEAAHNGGEKVGRWNLEMKDGGSGRTIDPRLSLVSQQDEVVEVGFPYFGGEHDELLRRRVPARRLTLADGSTALVATVYDLQMANYGVDQGLGGPNVAASYDDDVPYTPAWQEKHTTVPARLVTQVAREFADNADRTQGKSMVIVGAALNHWYHNDMIYRGIINLLMMCGCIGKSGGGWAHYVGQEKLRPQFGWAPLAFGLDWSRPPRQMNGTSFFYNHTSQWRHEKLGVDEILSPTADRKRYDGLSLLDLNARSERMGWLPSAPQLGSNPLDVVDAAERAGQDPVAYTVEQLKSGQLQFACDDPDNPANFPRNMFVWRSNILGSSGKGHEYFLKYLLGTQNAVFGDENDAITPSEVNVRPAAEGKLDLLTVLDFRMSTTCLYGDIVLPTATWYEKDDLNTSDMHPFIHPLSEAVQPLWESKTDWEIYKAIAKKFSEIAGPYLGTRKDLVCTPLLHDTPGELGQPFEPKDWKAGECDLIPGKTAPSMTVVERNYADIYKKFTSIGPLLDKLGNGGKGINWNTQHEVKEIGQLSHTVKEPGVSQGRPRLESAIDAAEMILTFAPETNGHVAVKAWEALSKITGRDHTHLAEGREHDKIRFRDVQAQPRKIISAPTWSGLESEEVSYNAGYTNVHELIPWRTLTGRQQFWQDHRWMLDFGEGACVYKPAIDTKTVAPMLGKKPNGNPELVLNWITPHQKWGIHSTYSDNLRMLTLSRGGPHVWISETEAKANGIRDNDWVEVFNVNGTLTARVVVSQRVPKGMCLMYHAQEKIVNVPGAETSGMRGGIHNSVTRAVTKPTHMIGGYAQLAYGFNYYGTVGSNRDEFVILRKMKKVDWLEGPLVEKTKEGASQ